TCAGTTCTGggaaattttattgcatttttttctttgataattgCCTCTCGTCCATTTTCTCTGTTCTGTCTTTCTGAAAAAATCTTATAATTTGGAtgtttgacctcctgggctgacactctaattttcttatatttcttcttctgtCTTCCAACTCTgtcgttttatttttcttctggggAGATTTCCTCAGCTTCTAAAGTCTTCAAATCCTTCTAGTgaattttgaggtttttttttttcaaagagatcttttttttctctacaaccaTTTTTAAGATGGcatctcttactttttttttttttttgtgggtgcTATACTTTCTCTTATATTGCTGAGGACATTTGAAGTTGGTTTTGCTGTTTGCATTGTCTCAGTTCTCTCTGGCTTTGCTTCATAGGGATATTTGTTTTGGTCTCTATATTTCAAGCTAGagatttttctcaaatatctGGTAATCCCAGAATGTCCTTTGCATTTGAGTGAGGCACTAATATGATGCCTGGAAGCTCTGTGAGCAGGGGTAGGGCCTGTCAACTGGTGGACTTAGCTTTAGGGTAATTTAGCAGAGACGTGGCAGTTTAGATTGGGAAGATCCTCAAAATGTCAGTATCTAGTGTTGGCTAATTTCTTTCCACAAGAAGAATTCTCCAGATCCTGTCTAGAGCATACTAGCATAGCTGCTGAAGTGCTGGAAGCTGAGCAAGGGAATAGGTAATGTGGGTTTTACATTTCAGGGTGTAAGCATTTCCTTAATTGCATAGTTTCAGTAAAACCTTTTGAGAGGTGACAgggtgctggcagccctcgctcagTCTCGGAGCCTCCTCGGCCTCGCCACCCATTCTGGCTGCGCTTGAGGGGCCCTTCAGCCccccgctgcactgtgggagaccctctctgggctggccgaggccggagccagCTCTCTCAGCTttcagggaggtgtggagggagaggcacgggcgggAACCCGGGCTGCCTGCAGCACTTGCGGGCCAGCActagttccaggtgggcgtggccTCGGGGGGCCCCACACTCTGAGCCTCGGGCTGGCGTGGCCAGCACagctggccccaggcagtgaggaacttagcacccgggccagcagctgcggagggtgcgccaggttccccagcagtgccagcGGGTGCTGCGCTCCAATTCTCGCCGGacctcagctgcctccctgagGGGCacggcttgggacctgcagcccgccatgcctgagcctcccccacgccgccatgggctcctgtgcagccagAACCTCCCAGACGAGCGCTGCCCCTTGCTTTGCGGCACCCGGTCCCAtagactgcccaagggctgaggagtacTGGCGCACGGCGTGGGACTGACGGGCAGCTCCATCTGCGGCCcaggtgcgggatccactaggtgaggccagctgggctcctgagtgtagtggggacttggagaacctttatgtctagctaagggattgtaaatacaccaatcagcactctgtgtctagctcaaggtttgcaaatgcaccaatcagcaccctgtgtctagctaatctggtggggactcagagaatctttatgtctagctaagggattgtaaatacaccaatcagcactctgtgtctagctcaaggtttgtaaacacaccagtaagcaccctgtgtctagctaatctggtggggacttggagaatctttatgtctagctaagggattgtaaatacaccaatcagcaccctgtgtctcgctcaaggtttgtaaacataccaatcagcaccctgtgtatagctcaaggtttgtaaatgcaccaatcagtgctctgtggggacttggagaacttttgtgtctagctcagggattgtaaacacaccaatcagcaccttgtcaaaacagaccaatcagctctctgtaaaaccaATCGGCGCTccgtaaaatggaccaatcagtaggatgtgggtgccaccagataagggaataaaagcaggctgccctgagccagcagtggcaatccGCTTGGGTACTCTTCTATAGtgtggaaactttgttctttcactctttgtgATAAAtattgctgctgctcactctttgagtCCACACTGCGTTtatgagttgtaacactcactgcgaaaatctgcagtttcactcctgaggccagtgagatcacgaacccaccagaagaaacgccgaacacatctgaacatcagaaggaacaaactcaggACACACCACTTGTAAGAACTGTGACACTCACGGCGAGTGTCCACGGCTTCATTGTTGAAgtcagaccaagaacccaccaattctggataCACTTTCACTCCTGCCTTCAGCAGTGCCTGGGATTACTGATCTAGAGTTTCTTTGGTTTCAGTATCTCCAGAGATAAAACCCTAAGCTGTTAAAAGGAAGAGAGGTGTATTCATCCAAGTCCCTGAGTGGAAGGAGTGATCTGGAGCTGAGAGACAGTTCCTAGCTACATTGTATTTCAACTATCCTTCCTGTATTTAGTCACATGCCACACCCAAATCTTTAGAGGAACCCAGTTGCAATTCCCGAATCTTTCCAGGATTCCACAGAATTAATAATCTACCAGTAGTTGACTTACTCTCACCCCCAATGGAGGCCTGTATGTTGAAGCTTTCTCTGTTGTGTTGGAGAGTTACCACTCATCTGCCTATTaccttcaaaaaaacaaaaatatctcctCTGCTGTTATCTCTCCATCGTTTGTCCTTGTGGAGGTATGTGTTTTgttatttctctactttttattCTTCTATGAAATCCGTAAGCCTCCATATAtacttattcttttattcattccaaTTGGGGTCTACCCCATCATGCAAATCTGTTTTCAATAAACTAAACTCACGTCCATATTGTCTCTGAATCCAATGGACATGGCCCAGGCCATATCTTACTTGATCTCTCTGCAAAAATCAATTCAGCTAACTGCCATATTTTTCTAGAGCCTCTCTATTCTCTTGACTTCCTTGATTCACTTTTTAGAGTTTTCTTTCTGCCTTAGTGGATGCTCCTTCTCAGTCTCATTCATTTGCGTCTCCTCCTCTATCTGAGTGATGCAGTGGCCAGAGCTTGGTCCAGCGCCCTATTCTCCAACATACTCTCCCAGACAAGTGATCTCAGTCAGCTTCATGGCTTTAAAtacaatgtatatttaaatgaCTTCCAGTTTCACGTCTTTTGATCTGATTTCTCCTCTAAGAACTAAGTGCAGGTTTCCAACTGCCAACAGTCTCCTGGATATCTAATGGGCACAAAAAGTTCAAAGTCTAATATTTCCAACTTCCACTTCATCCCTATTCATTCAGATAAATAGAACTAATTTCCAACTCTGCGTAAGCCCCAAAGCTAGAAGTTGTTCTTGACTTCTTTTCGTGTCATCCACCACATGCAGCCTTTCAACACTTCCTATTGGTTCtacttttctaatttcaaaacataGCTTGTATTCATCCACTGAAATGTATCTCCCCTGCTACCATCCTAGTTCAAGCAATAATTACTGCTCTTAATTTTTTCACTCTTGCCCTCCTACATGCCAGTTTTCACacagcatcttttaaaaacataaatcaattttgttttctactttctcttcccttcctgaaTGATTAAGCCCCAGATCATTAGGTGAGGCAGAGCAAAGCAGATATCAGGGTTGGACAGGAGGGGAGACAGCAGTGGCCCAGAGAAGGATATAAGAAACTgaactgggccgggtgcggtggctcacgcctgtaatcctagcactttgggaggctgaggtgggcagatcacctgaggtcaggagttcgagggcagcctggccaacatggcaaaactctgtttctactagaaatacaaaaattagctgggtgtggtagcgcatgtctgtatttccagctactcaggaggctgaggcaggagaatcccttgaacccgggaggtggaagttgcaatgagccgagatagcaccactgcactccagcctgggtgacagagcaagaaactaAATTGGATGAAGTGGACTTCTCCACAGAGTGGCAGCCTGGCATGTTTTGTCAGAATCTTGTGAGGGTGAGAGGGAGTATGGGGTGGAGGGAGTATGGgctgaaaatgaatgaatagaataCCAGTGATTTTGTGAGACAATGTTTTGTCTACAATATGTGTTATTGAAGTTCCAGAAAAAAAGGGAACCGAAAACATGTTTAAAGAAATAGTagctgaaaaaattaaatttgatgaaaactataaactcacAGATCCCAAGAACTCAACAAATAtcaagcaaaataaactttaaaaaatcataccaAAGTACAACGtaatcaaataactaaaaatcagTGATAAAAGGGAAATCCTAGAACGAGCTAGAAAAGACACATTGTATAGAGAGAAGCAAAGACAAGCATAACAGACTTCCTGTGAAAAACCATGACAACCAGAAGATAAAGAAGCAACATcattaaaatactgaaagaaaaaaatactttatcaaCCTAGAATTACACGGAGTAAGAATATTTTCaatatgaagatgaaatgaaggcTTTTCTAGACAAGCAAAAACTGGAAGACCTTGCCTCCtggaaattgactttttttttttttttttttttgatacggagtttcgctcttgttgccccaggctggagtgtaatggcacgatcttggctcactgcaacctctgcctcccggtgagaggtgacagcgtgctggcagtcctcagagccctcgcttgctctcagcacctcctctgcctgggctcccactttggcggcacttgaggagcccttcagcccaccgctgcactgtgggagtccctttctgggctggccgaggccagagccggctccctcagcttgcagggaggtgtggagggagaggtgcgagcgggaaccgggactgtgcgcggcgcttgcgggccagctgcaGTTCCAGGTaggcgtgggcttggcggccccGCACTCGAAGCAGCCAGCGGGCCCTGcaggccccgggcagtgaggggcttagcacccgggccagtggctgcggagggtgtactaggtcccccagcagtgccggcccactggCGCTGCACTGGATTTCtcactgggccttagctgccttcccatgcggcagggctggggacctgcagcccgccatgcctgagcctcccaccccctccatgggcttctgtgcggccggagcctccccgatgagcgccgccccctgctccagggcgcccagtcccaCCGACCGCCCACGGGCTGAGGACTGTGAGCGCATGGCgtaggactggcaggcagctccacctgcggccccggggcgggatccactgggtgaagccagctgggctcctgagtctggtgaggacgtggagagtctttatgtctagcttagggattgtaaatacaccaatcagcaccctgtgtgtAGCTCAGGATTTGTGAGtacaccaatggacactctgtatctagctgctctggtagggccttggagaacctttatgtctagctcagggattgtaaatacaccaatcggcactctgtatctagctcaaggtttgtaaacacaccaatcagcaccctgtgtctagctcagggtttgtgagtgcaccaatcaacactctgtatctagctgctctcgtggggccttggagaacctttatgtctagctcagggattgtaaatacaccaattggcactctgtatctagctcaaggtttgtaaacacaccaatcagcaccctgtgtttagctcaaagtttgtgagtgcaccaatcgacactctgtatctagctgctctggaggGGCCTTGGAGGACCTCTGTGTCCATattctgtatctaactaatctgatggggacgtggagaacctttgtatgtagctcagggattgtaaacgcaccaatcagcaccctgtcaaaacagaccactcggctctaccaatcagcaggatgtgggtggggccagataagagaataaaagcaggctgcccgagccagcagtggcaacctgcttgggtcgttttccacactgtggaaactttgttcttttgctctttgcaatagaTTTTGCTACTGCTCACTTTTTGGGTCTACACTGTTTTTATGatctgtaacactcaccgtaaaggtctgcagcttcacttctgaagccagCGAGCCCACGAGCCCACTGAGAGGAAGGAACAATTCCACACGCATGGCCTTAAGAGTTgctaacactcactgtgaaggtttgcagcttcactcATGAGCCAGCGAGagcacaaacccaccagaaggaagaaactccgaacacatctgaacatcagaaggagcaaactccagacatgccaccttaagagctgtaacactcactgtgagggtctgtggcttcattcttgaagtcagtgagaccaagaacccaccaattccggacacactgggttcaagcgattctcctgcctcagcctctcgagtagctgggattacaggcatgtaattagccacaccatgcctggctaattttgtatttttagtacagatgggggttCTCAATTTTGGttaggctggtatcgaactcctggtgatctgcctgcctctgcttcccaaaatgctgggattacaggcgtgaatcgaCAGGCAAgactgacatttttttttaaatgtaaaagttcttcaggaagaaaaaatttaGATCTatgcaaaaaagaatgaagtgtgctggaaatgataaatatatgggtaaaaataaaatttttttcatttaaatttaaaagataatatacttGAGTAATAATGAATTATGAGGCTTATATGTAGAcataaaatgtatgacaacagTGGTACAAGGgatagaaaaaggaaatggaagtgTACTGTGTTGAGACTCTCATGCCTTTACATGAAGAGGAATGAGCTCACTGGGAGGTAGACAGTGATAAAGGTGTATATCGTAAATCCTAGAGCAAAGGCACACAAATAAGAATGATATTTAATAAGCTAATGGTGGAAATAAAATGGGGTCAAAAATGACTCAGGTCATGGTGCAgcggtttatgcctgtaatcctagccctttgggaggctgaggcaggtggatcacttgagaccaggagttagagaccagcctgggcaacgtggtgaaaccctgtctctactaaaaatacaaaaattagctgggcgtggtggcgcatgcctgtggttccagctactcaggaggctgaggcaggagaatcacttgaacctgggaagtggaattggcagtgagctgagatcccatcactgcactccagcctgagtgacaggtcAAGacgctcaaaaaacaaaacaaaacaaaaaacaaaatactgggttaattaaaaaaaaaaaaaggcgaaaaatggaggaaaaggtAAGAAGATCAGacgagaaaaatagaaaacaaatatgaagACTATTAAATTCAGGGCCAGctacagtggttcacacttgtaattccagcactttttggggctgaggcaggaagattacttgagcccaggagttcgagacaagcccaggcaacatagggagaccccatctttacaagaaataaaaattaaaaagtaattagccaggcatcatgactcgtgcctgtgatcctagatagttcggaggctgaggcaggaggatttcttgagcttagaaagtcaaggctgcagtcagccgtgattgtgccactgcattatagcctgagtgacagagcaagactctgtctctaaaaaagaatcaGACCCAACGtatttataattacattaaatgtatatgGTCCAGACACcacaattaaaaggcagagattgacacattggttaaaaaagaaagccccaaataaataatattcaaccaagaaatacattttaactaACTATAACTACAAATAGGGTAAACAATAGGAtaaaaataagaggaagaaaGATACGGCCATACTGTATGTTAGCCATGCTAAcatcaatttagaaaaaaattgagtgACTATttcaaaatcagacaaaataggCTTAAGAAGAGGTATATTATTAGGGATAAAGAGAGACATTTCATAATTATAATCACAACACAATATTTACTAACCACAAAGGGAGAAAAACCAGCCTGGATACACCTTCTTAATCAAGTAATCCAAGAGAACATCATCAATGATGGGACACATTGATATTATCTGTCACCTGATAGTATGCAAAGAGAAGAATACAGCATCACTTCAGTGGTTTTCCTGGCAAAGATTAATAACATGAGCCTAATCATGATGAAACATTACAAAAACTCAGTTTAAggaaaattctataaaataattgACCTGTAATCTTCAAAGGTTAAAAGTTATGAAGATCAAAGGAAGACTGAAGAACTGCACCAGACTGAAGAAGACTAAAGAGACAGAACAACGAAAAACAACACACGATTCTGAATTGAACTGGTTTACTATTAAAGACATTATTAGAACAACTAACAAAACTTGAAAGGGATCTAAGGATCAGGTGGCAGCAATATATTCATGTGAATTTCTTGATCTTGATGGCTGTATTATGGTTGCGTATGAGAATATATAAAGTATTGAAGGATAATGAGACATCAGGTTACCAAGTAACTCCCAAATGATTCAGGGAAAAGGGTTCTTTGTGTTATACTTGTTACAAaagaatttgtgatttttttttcaaaataaaaacaaagagaaattaacCAGAGTATGTTATTCCAGTGGGTCTTCATTGTATTTGAGATGAAATTTAACCTTTCTACCATGGTATTTTGCTAAACTCTGAGTATACCCCTGTCAGCAAAAGAAATGTGGGCTTATGTTCTTGTAAAGAAGAGTTTAGAATATAAAGAATGTAAATACACCTTTGGGTTATGTGTTGTTAAAAAGGCAGGGGTCCTGCTTCAGAGATTATGGTTAGAAAAGGTCTCTCTACCGCCTCGTTTTCTCCTTCAGTAACTACATTCCAGCCACCCTGGTCTCCTATTTATTCATGAATCACATCGAGCTCATTAACAACTCAGGGTATTTGTACTTATGCTATCAATCTGTGATGTCCTTCTCCTGGCCTTTCAAAttgctgccttctttttttttttttttttttaagatggagttttgcccttgttggccaggctggagtgcagtggtgcaatcttggctcaccgcaacctccgccttccggttcaagtgattctcctgcctcagcctcctgaatagctgggattataggcatgcgccaccatgcctggctaattttgtatttttagtagagatggggtttctccatattggtcaggctggtcttgaactcccggcctcaggtgatccgcctgggattacaggcttgagccactgcgcccagcccaaatggCTGCCTTCTTATCCTTCAGATCTCAGTTCATATGTCAGTTCCTCAGAGAGACCTTTTCTGACTCCAGTATCTAAAGCAGCACCACTGCTTTCTTTAACAGCACTTAAGCcaatgtgtatttatattttatgttgtagCTCTCTTCTTTACTAAATTATAAGCCCATATCCCTTTTGCTGACAGGAGTATGCCCAGAGTTTAGTAAAATACCAGGTACATGTTAAGCCCTcaataactgaataaataaatgaataagaagtACTGAGTATATGTGAAAGTAACACTATACTAAACCTGCAAATTCATCTTTAATCCATTCCCACCACCTTATTTGTTCTCCACCTCAGGCTCTGAGAATACCACAGCCTTCACAAAAGGCTCCGACACCACCACAGCCTCCATCACAGGCTCTGAGACCACCATGGCCTCCACCATGGCCTCTACTACGGCCTTAACTACAGGCTCTAAGATCACCACAGACTCTACCACAGGCTCTgagacaacctcagcctccaccaTGGCTTCTACTGCAGCCTTCACCACAGGCTCTGAGACCAACACGGCCTCCACCACAGACTCAGGGACTACTATAGCCTCCACTAGGACCTTCACCACAGGCTCTGACACAACCACAGGCTCCACTGCAGGCTCTGAAACTATCGTGGCCTCCACCACAGTCTCTGGGACCACAACAACCTTTACTATAGCCTCCACTACAGTCCCTGAGACTACCATGGCCTCCAGCACAACCTCCACTGCAGGCTCTGAGAAAACGATGGCCTCCTCCATAATTTCTGAGACCACCATGGCCTCCACCACAGGCTCTGAGACTGCCACAGTCTCTACCACAGGCTCTGagaccaccaccacctccactgcAAGCTCTGAGGCCACTAAAGTCTCTACCACAGGCTCTGAAACCACCACAGCATCTACTGCAGGTTCTGAGACCACCACTACCTCCACCTCCATGGCAGGCTCTGAGGCCACCACAACCTCAACTGCAGACTCCAAGGTGATCACGGCATCCAGCATGAGCTCTGAGACCACTGTGGCCCCCGCTGCAGGCTCTAACACCACCACAGCCTCTACCACAGGCTCTGAGACCACTACAATCCTGATTAAAGCCTCTGAGACCACCACAGCCTCTACAGCAGGTTCTGAgaccaccaccccctcccccacaggCTCTCAGACCACCATAGTCTCTATTTCAGGTTCTGAGATCACCACCACCTCTACGGCAGGATCCGAGAACACCACAGTCTCTAGTGCAGGCTCTGGGACCACCACAGCTTCTATGGCAGGCTCTGAGAGCACCATCTCCACTGCAGGCTCTGAGACCACTACAGTCTCTATCACAGGCACTGAGACCACCATGGTCTCTGCCATGGGCTCAGAGACCACCACAAACTCTACTACAAGCTCTGAGACCACCGTCACCTCTACTGCAGGCTCTGAGACCACCACAGTCTCCACCGTGGGCTCTGAGACCACCACAGCCTATACTGCAGATTCTGAgaccactgcagcctctaccacAGGCTCTGAGATGACCACAGTCTTCACTGCAGGCTCGGAAACCATCACACCCTCTACTGCAGGCTCAGAGACCACCACAGTCTCTACTGCAGGCTCTGAGACCACTACAGTCTCCACCACAGGCTCTGAGACCACAACAGCCTCTACTGCACATTCTGAGAcgactgcagcctccaccatgGGCTCTGAGACCACCAAAGTCTCAACTGCAGGCTCTGAGACCACAGTCTCCACTGCAGGCTCTGAgaccactgcagcctctactgaAGATTCTGAAACCAACACAGCATTTACTGAAGATTCTAAGACTACCACAGCCTCTACTACAGGGTTTGAGACAACCGCAGCCTCTACTACAGGCTCTGAGCCTACCATGGCATCCACCATGGGCTCTGAGACCACTATGGCCTCTACCATAGGCCCTGAGACCACCAAGGTCTCCACTGCAAGCTCTGAGGTGACCACAGTCTTTGCTGCAGGCTCTGAGACAATCAGAGCCTCTACCGTAGGCTCTGAGACCACCACAGTCTCTACCACAGGCTCTGAGACCACCACAGCCTCCATCATGGGCTCTGAGACCAGCACAGATTCTACCACAGGCTCTGAGACCACCACAGCCTCTACTGAAGGCTCTGAGACCACCACAGCTTCCACTGAAGGCTCTGAGGCCACTACAGTCTCCACCACAGGCTCTGAGACCACTACAGTTTCTATCACAGACTCAGAGACCACCACCACCTGTACTGAAGGCTCTGAGATGACTGCAGTCTCCACCACAGTCTTTGAGACCACTACAGCCTCTACTGAAGGCTCTGAGATCACAATAGCCTCTACTTCAGACTCTGAGACCACCACAGCTTCTACTGAAGGTTCTGAGACCACTACAGTCACTACCGCAGGCTCTGAGACCAAAACAGCCTATACTACAGGCTCTGAGACCACCACAGCCTCTAATACAGGCTTGGAGACCACCACAGTCTTTACCATAGGCTCTGACACCACCACAGCCTCTACTGAAGGCTCTGAGACcactgcagtctctgccacaGGCTCTGAGATGACCACAGTCTCTACTGAAGGCTCTGAGAACACTACAGTCTCCACCACAGGCTCTGAGACCACTACAGTTTCCACCACAGGCTTGGAGACCACCACCACTTCCACTGAAGGCTCTGAGATGACTACAGTCTCCACCACAGGTGCTGAGACCACCACAGACTCTACTGAAGGCTCTGGgaccactgcagcctccactgcagGCTCTGAGACCACCACAGTCTCTACTGCAGATTCTGAGAACACCACAGCATCTACTGCAGattctgagaccacctcagcctctactACAGGCTCTGAGACCACCACAGCCTCTACTACAAGCTCTGAGACCACCACAGCCTCTACTGAAGGCTCTGAGACCACTACAGTCTCCACCACAGACTCTGAGACCACCATGGTCTCTACCACAGGCTCTGAGAGGACCATCACCTCTACTGAAGGCTCTGAGACCACTACAGTATCTGCCACAGGCTCTGAGACCACAGTCTCTACTGAAGGCTCTGGGACCACTACAGTCTCCATCACAGGCTCTGAGACCACTAAAGTTTCTACCACAGGTTCAGAGACCACCACCACTTCTACTGAAGGCTCTGAGATTACTACAGCCTCCATCACAGGCTCTGAGACCACCACAGCCTCTACTGAAGGCTCCGAGACCACCACAGCCTCTACTGAAGGCTccgagaccacctcagcctctactACAGGCTCTGAGACCACCACAGCCTCTACTACAAGCTCTGAGACCACCATGGCATCCATCATGGGCTCTGAGACCACTATGGCCTCTACCATAGGCTCTGAGACCACCAAGGTCTCCACTGCAAGCTCTAAAATGACCACAGTCTTCACTGAAAACTCTGAGACCACCATAGCCTCTACCACAGCCTCTGAGACCACCACAGTCTCCACTGCAGGCTCTGAGACCATCCCAGCCTCTACAGCAGGCTCTgagaccaccaccaccacctctactGAAGGCTCTGAGACCACTACAGCCTCTACTGAAGGCTCTGAGACCACCACAGCCTCTACTGAAAGCTCTGAGACCACTACAGCCACTACCATAGGCTCTGAGACCACCACAGCCTCTACTGAAGGCTCTGAGACTACCACCACCTCTACTGAAGGCTCTGAGACCACCACAGCCTCTACTGAAGGCTCTGAGATCACTACAGTTTCTACCACAGGCTCTGAGACCACCACAGCCTCTACTGAAGGCTCTGAGACCACCACAGCCTCTACTGAAGGCTCTGAGCTCACTACAGTTTCTACCACAGGCTCTGAGACCATCACAGTCTCTGCTGAAGGCTCTGAGACCACTACAGTCACTACTATGGGCTCTGAGACCACCACGGCCTCTACTGCAGGCTCAGAGACCACCACAGTCTCTACTGCAGGCTCTGAGACCACCACAGCCTCTATTGAAGGCTCTGAGACCACTACAGTCTCCTCCACAGGCTCTGAGACCACCACAGTCTCTACCACAGGCACTGAGACTACCATCACCTCTACTGAAGGTTCAGAGACCACTACAGTCACTACTGCAGGTTCTGAGACCACAGCAGTCTATACCAC
This Homo sapiens chromosome 6 genomic scaffold, GRCh38.p14 alternate locus group ALT_REF_LOCI_7 HSCHR6_MHC_SSTO_CTG1 DNA region includes the following protein-coding sequences:
- the MUC22 gene encoding mucin-22 isoform 2 precursor (isoform 2 precursor is encoded by transcript variant 4; The RefSeq protein has 5 substitutions compared to this genomic sequence), producing the protein MRRGNISPAFWFLWLLLFGLLGPSSENTTAFTKGSDTTTASITGSETTMASTMASTSALTTGSKITTDSTTGSETTSASTMASTAAFTTGSETNTASTTDSGTTIASTRTFTTGSDTTTGSTAGSETIVASTTVSGTTTTFTIASTTVPETTMASSTTSTAGSEKTMASSIISETTMASTTGSETATVSTTGSETTTTSTASSEATKVSTTGSETTTASTAGSETTTTSTSMAGSEATTTSTADSKVITASSMSSETTVAPAAGSNTTTASTTGSETTTILIKASETTTASTAGSETTTPSPTGSQTTIVSISGSEITTTSTAGSENTTVSSAGSGTTTASMAGSETTVSTAGSETTTVSITGTETTMVSAMGSETTTNSTTSSETTVTSTAGSETTTVSTVGSETTTAYTADSETTAASTTGSEMTTVFTAGSETITPSTAGSETTTVSTAGSETTTVSTTGSETTTASTAHSETTAASTMGSETTKVSTAGSETTVSTAGSETTAASTEDSETNTAFTEDSKTTTASTTGFETTAASTTGSEPTMASTMGSETTMASTIGPETTKVSTASSEVTTVFAAGSETIRASTVGSETTTVSTTGSETTTASIMGSETSTDSTTGSETTTASTEGSETTTASTEGSEATTVSTTGSETTTVSITDSETTTTCTEGSEMTAVSTTVFETTTASTEGSEITIASTSDSETTTASTEGSETTTVTTAGSETKTAYTTGSETTTASNTGLETTTVFTIGSDTTTASTEGSETTAVSATGSEMTTVSTEGSENTTVSTTGSETTTVSTTGLETTTTSTEGSEMTTVSTTGAETTTDSTEGSGTTAASTAGSETTTVSTADSENTTASTADSETTSASTTGSETTTASTTSSETTTASTEGSETTTVSTTDSETTMVSTTGSERTITSTEGSETTTVSATGSETTVSTEGSGTTTVSITGSETTKVSTTGSETTTTSTEGSEITTASITGSETTTASTEGSETTTASTEGSETTSASTTGSETTTASTTSSETTMASIMGSETTMASTIGSETTKVSTASSKMTTVFTENSETTIASTTASETTTVSTAGSETIPASTAGSETTTTTSTEGSETTTASTEGSETTTASTESSETTTATTIGSETTTASTEGSETTTTSTEGSETTTASTEGSEITTVSTTGSETTTASTEGSETTTASTEGSELTTVSTTGSETITVSAEGSETTTVTTMGSETTTASTAGSETTTVSTAGSETTTASIEGSETTTVSSTGSETTTVSTTGTETTITSTEGSETTTVTTAGSETTAVYTTGSETTTTSTEGSETTTVSTTGSETTTASTADLETTTVSTSGSGTTTASTAGSETTTVYITGSKTTTASTEGSEATTVSTTSSETTTASTTGSEMTTVFTTVSETTTVSTIGSEATTSSAAGSEATTTSTEGSETTTASTAGSETTTASTAGSETTTASTSGSETNTACTTGSETSTPSSAGSETNTAFIIGSESTIASTASLEPTATSLTGSETTTVSITASGATAASTTVSSTTFVLTKATDVSIQPITNTPMSGTRTTGTRLTASSSVTMAPGMDFTASAASHTVPGIVLNTSGLGTSTMGASSTTSAHGVRTTTGSTREPTSSTFQETGPVSMGTNTVSMSHTPTNVIKPSGYLQPWAIILISLAAVVAAVGLSVGLSFCLRNLFFPLRYCGIYYPHGHSHSLGLDLNLGLGSGTFHSLGNALVHGGELEMGHGGTHGFGYGVGHGLSHIHGDGYGVNHGGHYGHGGGH